From Halotia branconii CENA392, the proteins below share one genomic window:
- a CDS encoding amidase: MSSLTFTPAHKLAQMIRDRTVSVVEVINAHLHQIAKHNSKLNAVCTLDADNALVRAKLADEALSKKENWGVLHGVPITIKDIFETEGLLTTAGYIPLKDYVPQQDASVVARLRKAGAIILGKTNMAELAGDYQSTNSLFPRVNNPWNLDYTAGGSSGGSAAAVAAGLSSLDLGNDIAGSVRQPAHFCGVYGLKPTDRRISTAGQIPEVPGMPICLRQMITVGCFGRSLEDIRLCFSLIAGADIRRPDVPPIPLDTPSGKSLQNLKIAWSDEWAEVPVASEIGSAMAAIAQTLSQVGVQIEHWFPKKFELSQILNLYGRMAAYINIYAQPIDQYNVRRSLQQIFRTATQGDKELRKMGDFSRLLPELLNPSLKGYFEALTERDRFIAEMDEALEPWDAWLTPVAATSAFTHRNAWSAIDIDGRSYPHAVANGAYTMPFNLSGHPVVVIPIGQTQNGLPIGMQIVGKRWCEMELLAIADKLDRVINAFRNPPGYD; the protein is encoded by the coding sequence ATGAGTAGCCTAACGTTTACTCCAGCGCATAAACTAGCGCAGATGATTCGCGATCGCACTGTTTCTGTTGTTGAAGTTATCAATGCTCATCTGCATCAAATCGCTAAACACAACAGTAAGCTGAATGCCGTTTGTACACTGGATGCAGATAATGCCCTTGTCAGGGCCAAGCTAGCAGACGAAGCTTTAAGTAAAAAAGAAAACTGGGGAGTTCTGCACGGAGTTCCAATCACGATTAAAGATATTTTTGAAACAGAGGGACTATTAACCACAGCAGGTTACATTCCTCTTAAAGACTATGTACCTCAACAAGATGCTAGCGTTGTGGCAAGGCTGCGGAAAGCAGGAGCAATCATCCTGGGAAAGACGAATATGGCGGAATTGGCTGGTGATTACCAAAGTACAAATTCTTTGTTTCCACGAGTCAACAATCCTTGGAATCTGGACTACACTGCTGGGGGTAGTTCTGGAGGTAGTGCTGCGGCTGTGGCAGCAGGACTTTCAAGCTTGGATTTAGGCAACGATATTGCGGGTTCAGTGCGTCAACCTGCTCATTTCTGTGGTGTGTATGGTTTGAAGCCTACAGATCGCCGGATTTCTACAGCCGGGCAAATTCCAGAAGTGCCTGGAATGCCAATATGTCTTCGGCAAATGATTACAGTGGGTTGTTTTGGGCGATCGCTTGAAGATATTCGGCTATGCTTTTCATTAATCGCAGGTGCTGATATTCGCCGTCCTGATGTCCCGCCAATTCCATTAGATACGCCCTCTGGTAAGTCTTTGCAAAATCTCAAAATTGCTTGGAGTGATGAATGGGCAGAAGTTCCGGTTGCATCCGAAATTGGCTCGGCAATGGCTGCGATCGCCCAAACACTATCTCAAGTAGGTGTCCAAATAGAACATTGGTTTCCTAAAAAATTTGAGCTATCACAAATACTCAATCTTTATGGACGGATGGCTGCATACATTAACATCTACGCTCAACCAATAGATCAATATAATGTGCGTCGAAGTTTGCAGCAGATATTTCGCACTGCCACCCAAGGCGATAAAGAACTCCGCAAAATGGGAGATTTCAGCCGCCTTCTACCAGAATTATTGAATCCCAGCCTAAAAGGATATTTTGAGGCACTCACCGAACGCGATCGCTTCATAGCCGAAATGGATGAGGCATTAGAACCTTGGGATGCTTGGCTGACTCCTGTTGCAGCAACTTCTGCTTTTACTCATCGAAACGCTTGGAGTGCTATTGATATTGATGGCAGATCTTACCCTCATGCTGTGGCCAACGGAGCTTATACTATGCCATTTAATCTAAGTGGGCATCCTGTTGTCGTGATTCCAATTGGACAAACTCAAAACGGCTTGCCAATTGGGATGCAAATTGTTGGTAAGCGGTGGTGCGAAATGGAGTTGTTGGCGATCGCAGACAAGCTTGATCGAGTCATTAATGCTTTCCGAAACCCACCGGGTTACGATTAG
- a CDS encoding methylenetetrahydrofolate reductase → MDNNHSYSYNNLNHFRRATQAGEFLVTAEVAPPKGGNPAQMLQMAATLKGRVHAVNITDGSRAVLRMSSLVASAILLQNGIEPICQMACRDRNRIGLQADLMGAHALGIRNILALTGDPVKAGDHPDAKAVFDLEAVRLLQLIRKLNQGVDCNEKPLSDEATDLFAGAAVDPQCASWSGLQSRFERKIEAGAQFFQSQLITDFERLEKFMDKIASTHKKPILAGIFLLKSAKNAQFINRCVPGVNIPEHIIDRLAQAKEPLAEGMKIAAEQVQIARQLCQGVHMMAVKREDLITPILDLAGVAPVNLMVAK, encoded by the coding sequence ATGGACAATAACCATAGCTATAGCTATAACAATTTGAATCATTTCCGTAGAGCCACGCAAGCGGGAGAATTTTTAGTTACCGCCGAGGTAGCACCACCAAAAGGAGGAAATCCAGCACAAATGCTGCAAATGGCGGCGACCCTTAAGGGGAGGGTTCATGCCGTCAACATTACTGATGGTAGCCGCGCTGTATTACGGATGTCTTCATTAGTGGCATCAGCAATTTTATTGCAAAACGGCATTGAACCAATTTGTCAGATGGCTTGCCGCGATCGCAACCGTATTGGTTTACAAGCCGATCTCATGGGCGCTCATGCCTTGGGTATTCGTAACATTTTAGCTTTGACTGGCGACCCAGTAAAAGCAGGCGATCATCCCGATGCCAAAGCTGTGTTTGACTTAGAAGCTGTGCGATTGCTGCAATTAATTCGTAAATTAAATCAAGGCGTTGATTGTAACGAAAAACCTTTGAGTGACGAAGCGACAGATTTATTTGCAGGTGCAGCCGTAGATCCGCAATGTGCAAGTTGGTCAGGTTTACAAAGTCGATTTGAACGCAAAATAGAAGCCGGAGCGCAGTTTTTTCAAAGTCAATTAATTACTGATTTTGAAAGACTAGAAAAGTTTATGGATAAGATAGCTTCTACCCATAAAAAACCAATTTTGGCAGGAATTTTTTTGTTGAAGTCAGCGAAAAATGCTCAATTTATTAATAGGTGCGTTCCGGGTGTAAATATCCCCGAACATATTATTGATAGGTTGGCACAAGCCAAAGAGCCGCTTGCAGAAGGCATGAAAATTGCAGCGGAGCAAGTACAAATTGCGCGGCAATTATGTCAGGGTGTCCACATGATGGCGGTGAAGCGAGAAGATTTGATTACACCAATTTTGGATTTAGCTGGGGTTGCGCCAGTTAATTTGATGGTAGCGAAGTAA
- the trpS gene encoding tryptophan--tRNA ligase translates to MGKQRVLSGVQPTGNLHLGNYFGAIGNWVKGQSEYENYLFVADLHAITAPHDPTKLASDTYTLAALYLACGLDLQHSTIFVQSHVSAHSELTWLLNCITPLNWLEDMIQFKEKAVKQGENVSVGLLDYPVLMTSDILLYQADKVPVGEDQKQHLELTRDIAARFNHLFAKPDQPVLKLPDPLIRKEGARVMSLADGTRKMSKSDPSDLSRINLLDSPEQIQYKIKRCKTDPIRGLTFDDPERPECNNLLTLYMLFSGKSKEEVAAECQDMGWGQFKPLLMESAIAALQPIQEKYQAITEDKGYLDSVLRDGREKAQAIANQTLADVKAALGYYLPV, encoded by the coding sequence ATGGGCAAGCAGCGCGTTCTTTCTGGAGTTCAACCAACGGGTAATTTGCATTTGGGTAACTATTTCGGAGCCATTGGTAACTGGGTAAAAGGTCAAAGCGAATACGAAAATTACCTCTTCGTTGCTGATTTGCACGCGATTACAGCACCACATGACCCGACTAAGTTGGCATCTGATACCTACACCCTAGCGGCGCTCTATCTAGCTTGTGGTCTAGATTTACAGCATTCCACTATTTTTGTACAATCTCACGTTTCTGCTCACAGTGAACTCACTTGGTTACTCAACTGCATTACACCCTTGAACTGGTTGGAAGATATGATCCAGTTCAAAGAAAAGGCTGTCAAACAGGGAGAAAATGTCAGCGTCGGCTTGTTAGATTATCCTGTGTTAATGACATCTGATATTTTGCTTTATCAAGCTGATAAAGTGCCAGTGGGTGAAGACCAAAAGCAACACTTGGAATTGACACGAGATATTGCCGCGCGATTTAATCATTTATTTGCTAAACCAGATCAGCCAGTACTGAAGTTACCAGATCCTTTGATTCGTAAGGAAGGAGCCAGGGTAATGAGTTTGGCAGACGGGACACGCAAAATGTCTAAGTCTGATCCTTCCGACTTGAGCCGAATTAATTTACTAGATTCACCAGAGCAAATTCAGTACAAAATTAAACGTTGTAAAACTGATCCGATTCGTGGTTTGACCTTCGACGATCCAGAGCGTCCAGAGTGTAATAATTTGTTAACTCTATATATGCTATTTTCTGGAAAAAGCAAAGAAGAAGTAGCCGCTGAGTGTCAGGATATGGGTTGGGGGCAATTTAAGCCCTTATTAATGGAAAGTGCGATCGCAGCTTTACAACCAATCCAAGAAAAATATCAAGCAATTACAGAAGACAAAGGCTATTTAGATTCTGTGCTACGCGATGGTAGAGAAAAAGCTCAAGCGATCGCTAATCAAACTTTAGCAGATGTAAAAGCTGCTTTGGGCTATTATTTGCCTGTGTAA